From a single Xyrauchen texanus isolate HMW12.3.18 chromosome 26, RBS_HiC_50CHRs, whole genome shotgun sequence genomic region:
- the LOC127619954 gene encoding palmitoyltransferase ZDHHC18-B isoform X2 translates to MMKNREYQQIDPQALATPAPTPPARALPENKPARARRKWEVFPGKNRFYCDGRIIVARQSGVLPLTLGLILVTSGLFFIFDCPFLVKHLTSCIPVIGGVLFVFVIISLLQTSFTDPGILPRATAEEAADIEKQIDNPAGSSSSYRPPPRTKEVVINQQVVKLKYCFTCKIFRPPRTSHCSLCDNCVERFDHHCPWVGNCVGKRNYRFFYTFIVSLSFLTAFIFGCVTTHLALRSQGGNGLVLALQESPASALELVVCFFSVWSILGLSGFHTYLVAANLTTNEDIKGSWSGKSGNEDVENPYSYNSIIKNCCSVLCGPMPPSLIDRRGFVPSDDSVQTSPLEIELPAAKNDINMEKDCLDFALSCAS, encoded by the exons ATGATGAAAAATCGCGAATATCAGCAAATAGACCCTCAGGCACTCGCGACGCCCGCACCGACTCCTCCAGCGCGAGCTCTGCCCGAGAACAAGCCCGCACGAGCGCGGAGGAAATGGGAGGTGTTTCCCGGGAAGAACCGCTTCTACTGCGATGGACGCATCATCGTGGCGCGTCAGAGCGGCGTGCTGCCTCTCACATTGGGGCTCATACTGGTCACCAGTGGATTGTTTTTCATTTTCGA CTGCCCATTCCTGGTGAAGCACCTCACCAGCTGCATCCCAGTGATCGGAGGGgtgctgtttgtgtttgtgatcaTCTCTCTCCTCCAGACCAGCTTCACCGATCCAGGCATTCTGCCCAGAGCAACAGCAGAGGAGGCTGCAGACATCGAGAAGCAGATCG ACAACCCAGCGGGCTCTTCCTCATCCTACCGCCCCCCTCCACGCACAAAAGAGGTCGTCATCAACCAGCAGGTGGTGAAACTCAAGTACTGCTTCACCTGCAAGATCTTCCGTCCGCCGCGCACCTCCCACTGCAGCCTGTGTGACAACTGTGTGG AGCGGTTTGATCATCACTGCCCGTGGGTCGGCAACTGTGTGGGAAAACGAAATTATCGCTTCTTCTACACCTTCATCGTCTCGCTCTCCTTCCTAACGGCCTTCATCTTTGGTTGTGTAACCACACACCTGGCTCTGA GGTCACAAGGAGGAAATGGGCTGGTCTTAGCTCTCCAAGAGAGTCCTGCCAG TGCTCTTGAGTTAGTGGTCTGCTTCTTCTCAGTGTGGTCCATTTTGGGCCTCTCAGGCTTCCATACCTACCTGGTCGCTGCTAATCTTACGACTAATGAGGAT ATTAAAGGTTCGTGGTCAGGCAAGAGCGGGAATGAGGACGTGGAAAATCCATACAGCTACAACAGTATCATAAAAAACTGCTGCTCTGTTCTCTGTGGACCCATGCCACCTAG TTTGATTGACAGGAGAGGGTTTGTGCCCTCTGATGACTCTGTTCAGACCAGTCCCTTGGAAATCGAGCTGCCAGCTGCTAAAAACGACATTAACATG gaGAAAGATTGCCTGGATTTCGCCCTGTCATGTGCCAGCTGA